The nucleotide window GAAGCCGTCGAAATAGAGTGGAACGACTATCCGGCTATCGTTGACGATTACGGGCTTGTTCTTCGTTTGCCAGCCCAAACGTCTGAAATACGGGTAGCCAAGCTGTTGATCAGTTCGTTTGCCGTCGGCCTCCACAAGGATACCTTTGCGCATCATGTTCCGGCCGCGGGCCTTGGCAAGCAACTCCTGCCCCCAAGTTCTCCAAAGCTGGGTCTTTAGTTTTGTTGTAAGCCGGCCGTCTGCGGAAAGATACTTCGCATATTCTTCTATCTGTCGCTCTATGGACTTGACAAAACGGTCGCCCGGCTGAATGCCTCTCTCGGCCGGATCACCGGGCTTGACATGCAGAATATCCTGCCACGACCATTTCGGCGGTCCCTCGGGCATCGTTTAATCTGTGCTGATCCTGTATTTTAGCAGGGAAGTCTCCCACTGGTTTGCTATCACCGTGTACCACATCAGCCAGAGTCGATTCTGCGGGTCGATGAACAGAATCGGGTTGATATCCGGAAAGCCCGGCACATCCGCCATCACAAACGGCTTGCTCCATTTGCCTTTGCCGGCTTGAAGCCGCGCCCCCATAATCAGTACGTCATCCGCCCACCGCTCTCCGGAACCTTGAAACCAGGCAGCCAGGAGGTCGCCATTGGGCAGCTCAACGATTGCCGAGCCGTGTACGTGCTCCTTGACAAGGGGAAATATCTCCATCGACCGGTAACTAACGGCCTGGTTATCGGTGCGACTGTTCCG belongs to Candidatus Desulfatibia profunda and includes:
- a CDS encoding exo-alpha-sialidase, translating into MEIFPLVKEHVHGSAIVELPNGDLLAAWFQGSGERWADDVLIMGARLQAGKGKWSKPFVMADVPGFPDINPILFIDPQNRLWLMWYTVIANQWETSLLKYRISTD